The genomic interval ATTTCGAGGCCGAAAGACCGGCTCGAAAATTGAGGGAGAGCAGCGTGGATTACGAGAATGTTGTCGTCGAGAACGGCCACGGTGTGATCGCGGGGAATTTCGTCTCGTCGCCGAGGTcgcattttcgaaaaaattcccatCACGGCGCAAAAGGTAACAGGGAACAATTTAAAAATGGCTCCAACATTTCCATATCTTCGGAAAAATTATGTTCCTCTTCGGGATCCGCCAAGACCACCCAATCCTCGTCGCAATGCGTCTCGGATTTTTGCACTTTACCGAGAAGACCGAGGAGCACGATATCCGCATTTCATACGGTCGTTTTCGAAAAAggatcgggaaaaaaatcctTGGGGTTCACCATTGTCGGAGGAAGAGACAGTCCCAAAGGAAGCATCGGTGAGAGTGATTCGTACCTGTTTTTGAtcgtatgaagaaaaaaaaaaaaaaaaaaaaagtgtttctTCAATCGGATTTTCATGATCGTTTGTCTTCAGGCATCTTCGTGAAATCGGTACTGCCGGGAGGACAGGCTGCGGAAGATGGCCGACTGCGAGccggggatgaaattttggcAGTCAACGGCCACGTCTGTCACGATTTGGCTCATAGGGAAGCGGTGCAGTTATTTCGTAATATAAAAAGCGGCCCCGTCGCCCTGCACCTTTCGAGACGCGCCAAGCATCGTGAATCGCAGTGAGTATTTCGGGATCGTTACTTCGTCGGATATTGCGATTATTCAGTTTCCGCACCCCGTGCGAACGGTATGCGGAGAAGTAAAAGTATTTGCATTTAGAAATCTATATTTAACTGTGTTTTATAGTTCGCTTTTAACGATATCccgacattttctttttttttcaccgcgaacCTGTTAAACTggatgtataattttatttcttgttgTCCCTATCGTTTTCGCAGGAAGCAAAAAGCCAACTCGTGCGCAGATCTTTTACTGGTCGACGCTTaaggtacatgtatacgataatacgttattaataaaaatacgaGGGACAACGATGCAGATGTAGAGAAagaattatgtatattttatgtaaaaattgaaaccgcTGCTCAAgctgtatataaatatttgtacatttgtaaaaaaaaacgaaaaaaaaagtaaaaaacaaaaaaaaaactcaaacgaAAGAGGAAAACAAATCAGAGGAATAAAaggatatatttataatgatGAATTTCTATGATAATGAATCTACGTTCGGACGTGATCTCGGgggagaaaattaatcaaagttGAATGTCAAACTCGTGAATTAGGTACGTCGCGTATCAGGTAAAAATATCAAGGTATATCATCTTTTATTGCTtcgtgaaacgaacgaaatgaatggaaaaatatagagaataataatgacaaaaaataaaacttaacAAATCACATGTACAAAATTCACCGCTGTATTATCCGAGGCATTCGTAAATTGTATTATTTAGCTGCAGCAATATAAAATCTTAACGTACCAATATactaataaaatgaatgaattaatgaaGTTCGTTGAAGTAAACAACCGTTACATAAAAACTAgtaataaattaaacaaaataagTCGGTATGTCGTACGGTTTGTGTTAAGTTGCTAAAAATCTGTTTACAGAGAAGACTAGACGCAtcgtgtatgaaaaaattttcttagcTTCTTCAGgccaattatttatatttcgatTGAATCGGATGCTCGCACGTCGGTTTTTCAATAAGTCGACGACTCCGTGGCCGACTTTGGATACCTGGAAAACGAAGCAACGTTGAAAATACCGATCGCGGGATCATTGTCTAAAAATTCATcggctgaaaaaaatcgttaccTGTGTCTCCTGGCGATCTCGAGTTCCACCGCTCCCTCTCTGACCGCTTTGAAAAGTTCGATTACTTCGCGGTGCGTGTAGCCccgtaaaatttttccgttcaacGTCAGAATCTCGTCACCTGAAACGGacgggggtaaaaaaatttgccgtTCTTTAACCCGTGCGCACTCTCCTTTGCGGCAAatggtgtgtttttttttttctcccaagcGTGTGAAATCGAGGCGAAGTGGCAAAAATGGGTGCAGCGATGTCCGGGCGCGAGGTACGCGGTTAAAACTTATTGAAAATTCCGTAGACGTAATGAAAGCCACGCAGTGTAAACGTGTAACGTGCGTACCGTTGCTGAATACGATATAAAGATCGACAGTTTCACGCCACGCGTGGAATGAGAATAACTACGACGACACTCGTATACCTCCGACACCGACTGCACGGGACGTTCGGCGAAAAGACAACGGGTGATCTCGATCAGGAAATGAGTATATAGTTGGAAATAAATCATCCACAGTAAATAACCGTGTGTACCCACCTTGCAGGAGAGATTTCGAAACGTCCGCCTGTCCCCCCGGAAATACTCTCCTGACAAAGATGCCCATCTCGCCCCTAGGACTGTCCCTTCCTCCGACGACGCTGAAACCGAGGCTGGGACGTCCGTATCCTTTTTCGAACCTCGCGAGGTGGCGGGTCAGGTACCTGTGCGCTTCCAGCAGAATATCCGCCGGAGAATCGTGATCCTGGATAATCGGATCGATGGTgagattttttcgatcgttgtCGTTCGACGACCGAACGGAATTGAGCGGTAGGTAATCCGGACGTTTCTTGCGATCCGAAACCGGACTGCGAGGCTTATCCTTGACCTGAAGAATCTGATGGGAAGGTCGCTCGTCGCCGAGGGAAATGTTCGAGAGTGTTTTCGCGTTCTCGAAGTACTCCGTTTCACCCGGAAGGAGTACGAGACCGACGCTGTTATCGCACACTTGGGGGACACTCTCCTCGTAAGACGTCAGTAACTGGACTCTCGTGCTCCTGAAGGACGCCAAAAAGTCCTGAACCGCCTGCAAGGAGTCCAAAGTCGACAGATCGCGACCCTCGACTTCCACGATCTCGTCGCCGAGTCTCAGTCTTCCGTCTCTGgaggccaaaaaaaaaaaaggaaagtaatcgatgattttcgtttcgttttatcaCACGATGATCGGAATTTTTGATGAACCTTTCGAATTTCGCGAGATTCATACTTTGGAAACCGTATCGACGAGCGAAAGCGATAGCTCGTTAGCGAAAATCGAACGGTATTAGAAGAAATTTTGCATTCCTCGGAGGCTTCCGTTACACGTAGGAATCATCGTTAAATTATACAGTTTCACTATTTCTCGTCGAATGCTAACTCGATCAATCTATGATCCGAAGGTATAAAATGacgttgaagagaaaaaaactcgccGTTACCTGTGTGCGATTCCTTGGTTTTCCagttcgacgacgacgtaacTGAGTCTGTCGGTTCTCTGCTGAGCCAGTCGAATGCCCAAGCTTTCCTTGGGGTCATTTTTCGTCAGATTGACGATTCTGCATCTTCGCATCTTCTCGTTAGCCGTTGGCCGAATGATGTCGCTCAAAAACTTGGTCCTGTCCCGCTGTAACTTCACCCTGTGCGAAGCCGACGGGTTTCCGCACTCCTGTATTCTCCCCTTCACCGCGGAATCCGAACCCGACGTCTGATTGATGCTCGGCAAAATTCTGCCCGACGTCGTCTGATGCCATCTCAACCCTTCGAGACCGTTTTCCGATACCTGAGAttggtggtgatggtgatggtggACGTGGACGTGAACGCCGTCGGCTACGTTATCCGCGTATTCGCTGGGAGTCGAACTCCTCGTTGGTTTCTCGATTTCCGAATCTACCACGCTGCTCGTATCCGAGCTGTCCGCCCGGTTCAAACTCAACGCTTCGGCCTCCGACGCGGCCGCGGATTCTCCGCGTGGACCGTCGCTGTCGTAGCCGGACTCGTTCGAGCTCACGTAGTGGGAAGACAGTCGCTGTTCCGCGCTGGGCACCGAATTTCTCCTCTGACATCTGAgctgcgtcgtcgtcgtcaacgaATTGGGGACGGTTTCGAGGTCCGCGAAATCTCCGGTAAAGTCGACGCGATCCTGACCGACGCAGGGGATCGAAGAAGGCGATATCTGGAGGTCGTACGACGGGCTCCTGTACTCCGAATAGGAATTTCGCCCCCCCACCTTGAAGTAGGCCGCGGACGAAGCACCGCCGGGTCGTGACCTTCTTCGTCCCAGTGTCGTGGTTTCCGAACAGTCTTCGACCCTTAGAAGAGAGGGGAAATGCTCCTCGGAGAGGGTCTTGAACAGCCTATCCTCCTGGCTCTGCAACGTCGAATGATGCGAATGGGCGAAACCCGACCCCGGATGACCGACGCCGTTCTTTTCTTCCGGCAACACGGACAATTTGGAGCGAAGGAAAGCGTAAGGGAAATTTGTCTTTTTCACCGCGTCTTTTTGCTCGCGGAATTCACAGCTGACGGATTTTCTGACCATGTGCAATTCGCCCCTGTGCGGACCGTCGGCGAAATCGCACGGTTGAAAAGTGGCGCTGGAACTACGATTCGTCGTTGAGCCGGAGTTTTCCACCGGCTCGAAAACGTCGTCCTGCATCATCTGAGCGGCCAGATTATCGCAGGACACGGTCTTCCCGTGATCCTTACCGCTCATCCTCAGGTCGATACCCTCCGAAGGATCGTCACCCTTCACGTAGGTCGGGCTCGTGTTTAGTTGGCTCGTACTGCAGCTCCTGAAAAGCGGCGCGTTCTGATCCTTTTCCGGTGTCCTGTTCGACCTCGACGTCGTACCCTGGGCGGTCGCGGTGGCGCTCGGTGGATTTCGATCCTCGAGGACCTGCAACGATCTCCTGTTGCTCTTCGTCGAATTCAACATCCCCGTCGATCCCATGC from Athalia rosae chromosome 6, iyAthRosa1.1, whole genome shotgun sequence carries:
- the LOC105688729 gene encoding uncharacterized protein LOC105688729 yields the protein MFKRLAKSKRHSPEGAGGESRPTAAAPDSAPPSPEGSTLSPDAPSVGGARAPRAKQARRSCGDQQPLHRSKLLQPPDDRETEGREADRESSPRVTRVNSGTDDYQMVTAVPAYIVEHEPEKQKGLGVWGRRMSKKIDSFRRSSCRDSPSPADTANPEKPRTPDTRRFSSPAVQMRSSHSPFKSFFIRMGSTGMLNSTKSNRRSLQVLEDRNPPSATATAQGTTSRSNRTPEKDQNAPLFRSCSTSQLNTSPTYVKGDDPSEGIDLRMSGKDHGKTVSCDNLAAQMMQDDVFEPVENSGSTTNRSSSATFQPCDFADGPHRGELHMVRKSVSCEFREQKDAVKKTNFPYAFLRSKLSVLPEEKNGVGHPGSGFAHSHHSTLQSQEDRLFKTLSEEHFPSLLRVEDCSETTTLGRRRSRPGGASSAAYFKVGGRNSYSEYRSPSYDLQISPSSIPCVGQDRVDFTGDFADLETVPNSLTTTTQLRCQRRNSVPSAEQRLSSHYVSSNESGYDSDGPRGESAAASEAEALSLNRADSSDTSSVVDSEIEKPTRSSTPSEYADNVADGVHVHVHHHHHHQSQVSENGLEGLRWHQTTSGRILPSINQTSGSDSAVKGRIQECGNPSASHRVKLQRDRTKFLSDIIRPTANEKMRRCRIVNLTKNDPKESLGIRLAQQRTDRLSYVVVELENQGIAHRDGRLRLGDEIVEVEGRDLSTLDSLQAVQDFLASFRSTRVQLLTSYEESVPQVCDNSVGLVLLPGETEYFENAKTLSNISLGDERPSHQILQVKDKPRSPVSDRKKRPDYLPLNSVRSSNDNDRKNLTIDPIIQDHDSPADILLEAHRYLTRHLARFEKGYGRPSLGFSVVGGRDSPRGEMGIFVRRVFPGGQADVSKSLLQGDEILTLNGKILRGYTHREVIELFKAVREGAVELEIARRHRYPKSATESSTY